Sequence from the Paramisgurnus dabryanus chromosome 3, PD_genome_1.1, whole genome shotgun sequence genome:
TTCACAAAGGAGAGAAACATCACGCGTGtcctcagtgtggaaagagtttcagtgATAAACATAGACTTGAGACTCACATGAGGATTCACACTGGGGAAAAGCCTTTCagatgtcaacagtgtggaaagagtttcacctATCAATCGAGCCTTAGCCGGCACAAGAAAATTCACAGTGGGGAAATGTTATATGCATGCCAGCATTGTGAAAAGAGTTTCCGAGACAAAAGTCAACTTAAGATACACAttagagttcatactggagagaaaccttacacatgtcatctctgtggaaagagtttcagagataaaagtcaacttaagatacacatgagggttcacactggagagaaaagACACCCATGCCATCActgtgaaaagagttttacaaTTGCAGTTAACCTTAAGATACACATGAGGTctcacaccggagagaaaccttacacttgtcaacaatgtggaaagagtttctctATTGAAAATAACCTTAAGATACACACgaggattcacactggagagagacCTTACACATGCCAtgagtgtgaaaagagtttcagaactaaatgtagCCTTATAAGACACATGAAAATTCACAAAGGAGAGAAACCTCACGCATGtcctcagtgtggaaagagtttcagtgATAAACGTGGACTTGAGACTCACATGAGAaatcacactggagagaaaccttacagaTGTCAAcattgtggaaagagtttcacctATCAATCAGGCCTTAGCCGACACATGAAAGCTCACAGGGGGGAAATGTCACATCCGTGCCAGCATTGTGACAAGAGTTTCCCAGATAAAAGTCAACTTAAGACCCACAttagagttcacactggagagaaaccttacacttgtcatcactgtggaaagagttttataaaaaaattgtaccTTAATAGACACctaagaattcacactggagagaaaccatacGTGTGtcatcagtgtggaaagagtttcaagACAAAATCTTACCTTAATGTACATTTGAGCACTCACACTGAAGAGAAACCTTTCACATGCCATGAGTGTAAAAAGagtttaaaaacaaaagctACCCTTAAAAGACACGCAAGATTTCACACTCAGTAGAAACCATTCatgtgtcaacagtgtggatATGGGAACAAAGTTTATAAATCAGCTGAGGTCTTATTAATAAAACTGTCTggaggatccttactaaaagtctacatGTGCACAAAAGCCCAAAATGGTGTACGGCAAAAAAGATTCAGGCCGTTTCTTAATGGTgtccaaatggcacactccggacttgttgACCgtctcagagtccacactttgatgacatcaagtagtgcagaccttagggaccttGAAGTGGGTCCAAGAGGGTGCACCGGAGtcatattttgggacagactcgagcatcataGAATAGAAgatgcccatcagtgtgaactcctcccttccatcatctgattggtctgatttctcttccgcaaggacttctgggttggtagagTGCGCGAACCCTggtgcagtgcgggcttcgccgaAGTCTCGTAGTCTAAGAGAGCATtcgcaatttaaggccatgagaccgaaagtccacaagAACTGCGCCATTTGAGACAAGGCCAGTTTGCGTTCTAGTCTGTACTTGTGAAACGTTATCAGTCGTGGCCCAAGTACTGCTCTAATTCTAAGTTCACATCAAGTCAAGTTCACTTAACATCCccagatgtgttcttgatccgcagATTTTATCAAGGATGCATCAGGAggtgacttgtgtggactttcccagaatgcatttcacGTCAAAGGCAGTGGAGCTTAACCCTCATGtgttgttggggatgttttcatccactacagagttttttttactcttaattTGGCCGTAActttgaatgatttttggtgacaaatcttatatttacatatattttaagaaaatgctttgaaattttttaaaaactcaacgatataccgtgggcaaatttactaccctttcgtgttgttagtggatgaaaacatccactaaattcaacggctgtaaaaatttatcagatgaatattttttccaaattttttttcataaatctgttaatcaacctcagtactgatcaaaactaccaaatcttcacaaaaattccatgattttaaccctttaattgccaagtttataaggtgTGTcaatgatttggggaaaaaacacacacaaaatgacagattttcattataaaaagtgattgtataCTGGATTTTTGATTACCTTTTTCAGAGTCTTGACCATGtctaagattggtaaaaacattggctttgaaacatttttagtttttgtgtagcatcagttttaatttttttctccctcgtttattgttattggctgtttttgccccattgacttccattataaccacattttttgattgcagagctatgacacctttttatcatgcatttttgaatgttggatttttttccttttgctaagaggtcaaatttgtaatttttacagtttatcaccatgtggcaactattaaccctttagtagccctgtgcaaaaacaaagcttaatttctgacttgtacattgagttatatggagtataactccataataaaagcatattattgtgtgtgtgtgtgtgtgcgtgtgtgtgtgtgtgtgtgtgtgtgtgtgtgtgtgtgtgtgtgtgtgtgtgtgtgtgtgtgtgtgtacctggtaattatcacgttgtggggacaagataggaataccagtgtttttgtgaccttgtggggacattttgatgtccccatgaggaaacaagtttataaatcaaacaaaatgatgtttcctgaaaatgtgaagtaggagaagggtttttgtgatggttggggttagggaaattttctgtaaaaatcttctctgcatcggatttatgaacatcatttattatgaacacaaaaacaacttcaaataaattgaacaatgaagcaagagtagaggatggatggagaactaaacaatcaaactaacttttagtgtgtatgtgtgtatgtgtgtgtgtgttcagtatttccagcaggacttgcagcatatcacttggtgctctctgcaagtgtgtccaccacaacagatgcaagtgctgacatgtttgttctttgcaccaattgcatgttcccctcttcacttctgagctgctggtgcctgctggcagggccggccctggctaatttgctgccctaggcaagatttcacctggtgccctttagaatcacagaatcacaattgtgttccaatcattttgttcataacttacacagaaacaaactgcacagctttgtcttgtttttctttattttgaaaatattttggaaacacacacaaacacacaaacacatacacacaataccctgttactcaggcatttgatcttgacattgttaaaatcttgtcttttttacatgttttaacattgtacatttaacttaaaatatttaattgtgtacaagaaaacagctcttattaatgaattattagtagcatgttgtagtgtctcgggagattgtgctcattgttaaatagcGTTGTGGCTATTGCACTGGAGCggaagtttaaaatataaacccagaattcagcgaacgtcaagaacaagagaaaaacaataaggccaagacgcgggatttaaattacgttacacggaccatgtataaatttcaatgtttctggacagaaataccaactttgtctggtattaataagctgcacattggagtgctggctgctccccgcggtgctgaagacgcgtgatggcacatatacacagatatctgcgtgcaatctattggaaagtggaggagtcattagttgggttagtaaaataacgaaattacagcttttaaatagaagaaaacaagtttttttgtaaagagatatatttttttcagatgagttagttgggttagtaaaataatgaaattatagatttaagtacaaaatagtatttatataaagagaaatattgaaataaaattgcaaaaCTCTTCTTAAgaggaagtaataaagtaaaataacgaataataattatataataacgaataatagtttccaataggttgcacgtaaatatctgtgctgccaccagtactccgtccgagcgcgtcttcagcaccgcggccagcactccaatgcgcagcttattaataccaaacaaagtgaacaagttggtatttctgtgcagaaacattgaaatttaaacatggtctgtgtaacattatgtaaattccgcgtctctgtctgattgttgtttccgttttcttgttcttgacgttcgctgaattctgggtttatattttaaactgccgcttcagtgcagtagcCACAGAtctatttaacaagcacgatcttccgagatactatgctactaataattcattattaactgctgttttcttgtgcaaaatatttatataataaaatatataaatatttatagttaaatgtttatatacatatattaaaaaaataataatttgggcgcacggacgccccaaggggtcggcggcgcccttagcatttgcctattccgcctatgcccagggccggccctgcctGCTGGTGTCTGTGGATTTGTGTCTGGAGAGACAGCTGCAGGAGACTGAATCTCTCTCACCAGTGCAGTAGCAACTGGTGTGCGAGGGTGATGCTCTCTCCTCAATATTGCtgcagagattttcccaggtcttCTAGGAAAGCCTTCTCCTAAACAGCTTTTCACCTCCCTCGTGCATGAGTTGCTGTCCCTCCAGACAaacttgcagagagcaccaagtgatatgctgcaagtcctgttggaatgactaaacacttatgtgttcataataatgatgttcataaatctaatgtctaatgcagagaagatttttacagaatatctttttttcatgcacatacgcacacatatgcacgcacacacacacacacacacacacacacacacacacacacacacacacacacacacgcacacatacgcgcacacacacacacacacacacacacacacacacacacaaatatgcttttattatggagttatactccataaaacacaatgtacaagccagaaattaagctttgtttttgcacagggctactaaagggttaatagtgccacatggtgatcaacagtaaaaatgactaatttgacctcttagcaaaaggaaaaaacaacaacattcaaaaatgcatgataaaaaggtgtcatagctctgcaatcaaaaaatgtggttataatggaagtcaatggggcaaaaacagccaataacaataaatgagggagaaaatttttttaactgctgctgcacaaaaactaaaaatgcttcaaagccaatgtttttaccaatctttggcatgcccaagactgtgaaaaaggtttaaaaaaatccagtttacaatcacattttatattgaaaatcggtcattttgtgtgtgttttttccccaaatcagtgacaccacttataaacttggcaattaaagagttaaaatcattgaatttttgtgaagattttgaagttttgatcagtactgaggttgattaacagatttatgtaaaaaaatttggaaaaaatattcatccgatacatttttatagccgttgaatttagtggatgttttcatccactaacaacacgaaagggtagtaaatttgaacaatgcacaagggttaaaacctgcaaatatttaaaatattactctTTCTGTGTCATAAAATGTAGCTATTTAGTCAAGAATATAGATGAATAAACTTCAAATCTGTGGTCAGTTAGTAAAGCTAGCGCATAATATATTAA
This genomic interval carries:
- the LOC135769152 gene encoding uncharacterized protein; the protein is MMEVKEESQAEVDEKHQIVKINHNVSQDETLKEEDIKCENSFSEDEGPADHKRTHSEEKPFTCQQCGKSFRRKDNLKAHMRIHTGEKRHVCHQCGKSFTTAAELKIHMRSHTGEKPYSCQQCGKSFSIESNLKIHTRIHTGEKPFTCHECKKSFRIKCSLITHMKIHKGEKHHACPQCGKSFSDKHRLETHMRIHTGEKPFRCQQCGKSFTYQSSLSRHKKIHSGEMLYACQHCEKSFRDKSQLKIHIRVHTGEKPYTCHLCGKSFRDKSQLKIHMRVHTGEKRHPCHHCEKSFTIAVNLKIHMRSHTGEKPYTCQQCGKSFSIENNLKIHTRIHTGERPYTCHECEKSFRTKCSLIRHMKIHKGEKPHACPQCGKSFSDKRGLETHMRNHTGEKPYRCQHCGKSFTYQSGLSRHMKAHRGEMSHPCQHCDKSFPDKSQLKTHIRVHTGEKPYTCHHCGKSFIKKLYLNRHLRIHTGEKPYVCHQCGKSFKTKSYLNVHLSTHTEEKPFTCHECKKSLKTKATLKRHARFHTQ